The uncultured Desulfobulbus sp. genome window below encodes:
- a CDS encoding YhdH/YhfP family quinone oxidoreductase, translated as MEETCFKALIVTENEDKQFARTIGQRRVSELPAGDVLIRVSYSSLNYKDALSASGNKGVTRNYPHTPGIDASGVVAQSNDALFQEGDRVLVTGFDLGMNTSGGFAEYIRVPASWVVPLPEAMSLREAMIYGTAGFTAALSCYRLITNGVLPEQGPVLVTGATGGVGSIAVALLAKSGYEVVAVTTKAKEIAYLQEIGAKEVLSAVEADDQSGRPLLKPRWAGVVDTVGGNILSTAIKTTRYGGTVTCCGNVTSGELQTSIYPFILNGISLLGIDSVNCPNPLRTDVWKKLAVEWKLDHLETITTELPSLEALEERINLILEGKNRGRVIIRICATQ; from the coding sequence ATGGAAGAGACCTGCTTCAAAGCTTTGATCGTTACCGAAAACGAGGATAAACAGTTTGCCCGAACCATCGGCCAGCGCCGTGTGAGTGAGTTACCGGCGGGGGATGTCCTGATCCGTGTCTCCTACAGTTCTCTTAATTACAAAGATGCACTTTCAGCTTCCGGCAACAAAGGGGTTACCCGCAACTATCCTCATACTCCTGGAATTGATGCCTCAGGTGTGGTCGCCCAAAGTAACGATGCTCTTTTTCAAGAAGGTGATCGTGTCCTTGTAACCGGCTTTGATCTGGGGATGAACACCAGTGGGGGTTTTGCTGAGTATATTCGAGTGCCTGCTTCCTGGGTTGTACCTTTGCCTGAAGCTATGAGTCTGCGTGAAGCCATGATCTATGGGACTGCCGGTTTTACTGCAGCACTCTCATGTTATCGTCTGATTACCAATGGTGTTCTCCCTGAACAGGGACCGGTTTTGGTTACCGGAGCCACAGGTGGGGTGGGATCCATTGCAGTGGCGCTTTTAGCGAAATCCGGGTATGAGGTGGTCGCCGTGACAACCAAGGCGAAGGAGATAGCCTATTTGCAGGAAATTGGAGCCAAGGAAGTGCTCTCTGCCGTTGAGGCGGACGATCAAAGTGGTCGTCCGCTGTTGAAACCGCGTTGGGCTGGCGTCGTCGACACCGTGGGGGGGAATATTCTCAGCACGGCAATAAAAACTACCCGATACGGAGGAACCGTCACCTGTTGTGGCAATGTGACCTCGGGCGAGTTGCAGACCTCAATCTATCCCTTTATTCTCAATGGGATTAGCCTTTTGGGAATCGACTCGGTCAATTGCCCAAACCCCTTGCGCACCGATGTCTGGAAAAAACTGGCCGTGGAATGGAAACTGGATCATCTTGAAACCATCACCACGGAACTTCCGAGCCTGGAAGCGCTGGAGGAACGGATTAACCTCATTTTAGAGGGGAAAAACAGGGGGCGGGTCATTATTCGTATCTGCGCGACTCAATAA
- a CDS encoding AMP-binding protein, producing MSTTLLTDHHKTALVVLEQSLSYTQLLKMAHSYATCIPQAGERVLLYAENRPEWVYSLYAIWQAGCTAVPVDFQATVDEVAFILADCRPAVLFCSSERQAILGEASSRLDYTPLLLVFEELELNAEEKNYSPIVAEDPEKTALLIYTSGTTGSPKGVMLSFTNLIANIEAVTLGTPIYNRQERVLMLLPLHHILPLLGTVILPFQIGATVALCPSLAAADILQTLQKNQITIIIGVPRLYSLIMKSIQDKIAASKLATLLYLLAKKISKPGFSRRIFGSVHRKFGGHIKYLVSGGAALDPEVGQQFTTLGFEVLEGYGMTESAPMITFTRPGEVVIGAAGKAMSCTSLEIREGEIVASGANIMQGYWNRPDETAEVLKEGWLYTGDLGYLDDEGRLFVTGRKKEIIVLANGKNINPVLIEQELETRYPTIAEIGIFLKDDQLQAIIRPNLILIREQGIAQIDEYFRWQVIDTYNKKSSPAKRLHRMSLVECELPRTRLGKLKRFQLPELISVREEQRSRAEQPQGEEFHILQNFLETQTSRMIGADDHLEIDAALDSLDKVSLLVFIKQSFGVEIAEEKLMHIPTLRQLAVFIAERKERVAVELINWREIVRERVDTGLPRTWVTINWIKNCSRLLLGCYFRFCTEGREHIPDSPCIIAPNHQSFIDGLLVAAGLKNSLMERTCFYAKAKHLQNRWLRFIADRNNIVIMDIHADVRQSIQKVATLLQNGKNVIIFPEGTRTRDGALGEFKKTFAILSKELNVPVVPVAIRGAFDALPSGSLLPKPFRKISVCFQPPVFPEGHSYDSLNALVRDQVQQCLVHSVQK from the coding sequence ATGAGCACAACCCTTTTGACCGATCACCATAAAACTGCTCTTGTTGTCCTTGAGCAAAGCCTTTCCTATACGCAACTCCTCAAGATGGCGCATAGCTACGCCACTTGCATTCCCCAAGCAGGGGAACGAGTACTGCTCTATGCGGAAAACAGACCTGAATGGGTCTACAGTTTATACGCAATCTGGCAGGCAGGATGTACGGCAGTCCCTGTTGATTTCCAGGCAACCGTTGATGAGGTCGCCTTTATTCTTGCTGATTGTCGGCCAGCAGTGCTTTTTTGCTCGAGCGAGCGTCAAGCTATCTTGGGAGAAGCCTCAAGCAGGCTGGACTACACTCCGCTGTTGCTGGTTTTTGAAGAGTTGGAGCTGAATGCAGAGGAGAAAAATTATTCCCCCATAGTGGCGGAAGATCCGGAGAAGACGGCTCTGTTGATTTATACATCCGGAACAACCGGTAGCCCCAAAGGGGTTATGCTCTCCTTTACTAATCTTATCGCCAATATCGAGGCGGTCACCCTGGGGACTCCTATATACAACCGCCAGGAACGAGTTTTGATGCTCTTGCCCTTGCATCATATTCTTCCCCTGCTGGGAACAGTGATTCTTCCTTTTCAGATTGGTGCCACAGTGGCTCTCTGTCCCTCGTTGGCGGCCGCTGATATTCTCCAAACCCTGCAGAAGAATCAGATCACCATCATCATTGGAGTCCCCCGTCTCTACAGCCTGATTATGAAATCGATTCAGGATAAAATTGCTGCCTCCAAGCTGGCAACGCTGCTCTACCTCTTGGCAAAAAAAATCAGCAAGCCAGGCTTTTCACGTCGTATCTTTGGTTCGGTTCATCGAAAATTCGGTGGACATATTAAGTATTTGGTCAGTGGTGGAGCAGCCCTTGATCCCGAAGTCGGGCAACAGTTTACGACCCTGGGGTTTGAAGTGCTGGAAGGATACGGTATGACAGAATCCGCACCTATGATTACCTTTACCAGACCTGGCGAGGTGGTGATAGGGGCAGCTGGCAAGGCCATGAGCTGCACCTCCCTTGAAATTCGCGAGGGGGAGATTGTGGCTTCCGGGGCCAATATCATGCAGGGCTACTGGAACAGACCGGATGAAACTGCAGAAGTGCTGAAAGAGGGATGGCTCTATACCGGTGATCTCGGCTATCTGGATGATGAGGGGCGGCTTTTTGTAACCGGCCGTAAAAAAGAGATTATTGTTCTTGCCAACGGGAAAAATATTAATCCTGTCCTTATTGAGCAGGAACTTGAAACCCGTTATCCAACAATTGCTGAGATCGGTATTTTTCTTAAAGATGATCAGCTACAGGCAATTATTCGTCCCAATTTGATCCTCATCCGGGAACAGGGGATTGCCCAGATTGACGAGTATTTTCGCTGGCAGGTCATTGATACTTATAATAAAAAATCGTCTCCTGCCAAGCGATTACACCGAATGAGCTTGGTGGAGTGTGAGTTGCCCCGGACCCGTCTTGGTAAGCTCAAACGGTTTCAACTTCCCGAGTTAATCAGTGTGCGTGAGGAACAACGCAGTCGTGCTGAGCAACCCCAAGGGGAAGAGTTTCATATCCTGCAGAATTTCCTTGAAACTCAGACCTCTCGCATGATCGGAGCTGATGATCATCTGGAGATCGATGCAGCACTCGATTCCCTGGATAAGGTCAGCCTGCTTGTCTTTATCAAGCAAAGTTTTGGGGTGGAGATAGCCGAGGAAAAATTGATGCATATCCCGACGCTGCGTCAACTGGCAGTCTTTATTGCCGAACGCAAAGAACGGGTAGCTGTGGAGTTGATTAACTGGCGGGAGATCGTGAGAGAGCGGGTGGATACCGGCCTTCCCCGGACTTGGGTGACCATAAACTGGATTAAAAACTGCAGTCGGCTGTTGCTAGGCTGTTATTTTCGTTTCTGCACCGAAGGTCGAGAACACATTCCCGATTCTCCCTGTATTATTGCCCCTAACCATCAAAGTTTTATCGATGGTCTTCTTGTCGCCGCTGGACTGAAAAATTCCCTTATGGAGCGGACCTGTTTTTATGCTAAGGCCAAACACCTGCAAAATCGCTGGCTCCGGTTTATTGCCGATCGCAACAATATCGTGATTATGGATATTCATGCAGATGTACGCCAATCCATTCAAAAGGTGGCGACCCTGCTGCAAAACGGGAAAAATGTGATAATTTTTCCAGAGGGTACACGGACCCGGGATGGCGCTCTGGGCGAGTTTAAAAAGACCTTTGCCATTCTCAGCAAGGAACTCAATGTTCCCGTAGTTCCGGTGGCGATTCGTGGTGCCTTTGATGCCCTGCCATCGGGCTCTCTTCTTCCCAAGCCGTTTCGCAAAATATCGGTTTGTTTCCAACCCCCGGTCTTTCCTGAAGGTCACTCCTACGATTCGCTTAACGCTCTGGTACGCGACCAGGTGCAACAGTGCCTTGTCCACTCTGTGCAAAAGTGA
- the ppnN gene encoding nucleotide 5'-monophosphate nucleosidase PpnN yields MQHSVVDARISPNGSLDVLSRLEVSKLLNASQGELYPVFRNSSLAVLNYGDHLDDGRELLKRFEDFDIRVIQEERGIKLALRNAPASAFVDGKMIRGINEHIFAVLRDIVYVDDTIKNNPRFDLATSDGISNAVFHILRNARIMRPRTNPHLVVCWGGHSISPTEYDYSKEVGYQLGLRGLDICTGCGPGAMKGPMKGATIGHAKQRIYNGQYLGITEPGIIASESPNPIVNDLVIMPDIEKRLEAFVRLGHAIIVFPGGVGTAEEILYMLSILLDPANSRIPTPLIFTGPAEAVEYFEQIDQFITQTLGPAARQMYRIVIDDPETVAQLVREGIEQVHQFRLKTDDAFYFNWLLKIDLSLQLPFEPTHANMRALNLHREQPPHMLASNLRRAFSGIVTGNVKDVGIRAIEEHGVFEIYGDEEIMQPLDSLLSAFVEQNRMKLPTSGYNPCYRLTSQETETFTDSGESPERPPH; encoded by the coding sequence ATGCAACACAGTGTTGTCGATGCTCGCATCAGCCCTAACGGTAGCCTGGATGTACTCTCACGTCTGGAAGTAAGCAAACTGCTCAATGCCAGTCAGGGTGAGCTTTATCCCGTATTTCGTAACAGCTCTCTGGCGGTTCTCAACTATGGTGATCATTTAGATGATGGTCGTGAATTGCTCAAACGGTTTGAGGATTTTGACATCCGTGTCATTCAGGAAGAACGCGGCATAAAGCTTGCTCTACGTAACGCGCCCGCAAGTGCCTTTGTCGATGGAAAGATGATTCGCGGTATCAATGAGCATATTTTTGCTGTGCTCAGGGATATTGTCTACGTTGATGACACCATCAAAAACAATCCCCGCTTTGATCTGGCAACAAGTGATGGCATCTCCAACGCGGTTTTTCATATCCTCCGTAATGCCCGTATCATGCGACCTCGAACCAATCCTCACCTGGTGGTTTGTTGGGGAGGTCATTCCATTTCTCCAACAGAATACGATTACAGTAAAGAGGTTGGCTATCAGCTGGGGCTTCGAGGACTCGATATTTGTACAGGCTGCGGTCCCGGGGCAATGAAGGGACCGATGAAGGGGGCAACCATTGGCCATGCCAAACAGCGCATCTACAACGGTCAGTACCTGGGAATCACCGAGCCGGGAATCATTGCCTCAGAATCACCCAACCCCATCGTGAACGATCTGGTCATTATGCCAGATATTGAAAAACGGTTGGAAGCCTTTGTTCGCCTTGGCCATGCAATTATCGTTTTTCCCGGAGGTGTGGGCACCGCTGAAGAAATTCTTTATATGCTGAGTATTCTTCTTGATCCGGCCAACTCCCGTATTCCCACTCCACTTATTTTTACGGGTCCTGCTGAGGCAGTAGAATATTTCGAGCAAATAGACCAGTTTATTACCCAGACTTTGGGACCGGCTGCCCGCCAGATGTACCGTATAGTCATTGATGATCCGGAAACAGTGGCTCAACTGGTACGAGAGGGGATTGAGCAGGTACACCAGTTCCGGCTCAAGACCGATGACGCCTTTTATTTTAACTGGCTCTTGAAGATCGACCTGTCACTGCAGCTTCCCTTTGAACCAACCCATGCCAATATGCGCGCTCTGAACCTGCACCGAGAGCAGCCACCCCATATGTTGGCTTCCAATCTACGGCGAGCGTTCTCTGGCATTGTCACCGGAAATGTCAAAGATGTTGGTATTCGAGCCATTGAGGAGCATGGTGTTTTTGAAATATATGGGGATGAGGAGATAATGCAGCCTCTGGATAGCCTTTTGAGCGCTTTTGTTGAACAAAATCGAATGAAACTACCAACAAGCGGCTATAATCCCTGTTACCGTCTCACCAGTCAGGAAACAGAGACGTTCACGGATTCAGGAGAGAGCCCTGAACGGCCGCCGCACTAA
- a CDS encoding histone deacetylase yields the protein MEKNYQVTIVTDPAFDLHDTGGGEHPEVPERMQVITDQLRKSHFADQIRYLPTRPATREQLLTFHTEGWLFRFEEQVLSGRTYIDHPDNQVCFQSFDIATLSAGSGLVGVDTVEQEPGSIIFCQTRPPGHHSEPNQPYGFCFFNNCVIAARYWQSQYKRRRVCVFDFDAHHGNGIQTAFEEEGETSYISIHEHPSFSYPGTGWAEDKGIGEGKGTILNLPLPPGAGAKHVNRLLPKIREFLDLIQPDALIIGAGFDAHRLDDMSGLAFTVDLYRHLGIFVRELAHDYTEGRMLSILEGGYYLEKLGVCVEAYLSGLLET from the coding sequence ATGGAAAAAAATTATCAAGTTACCATTGTCACGGATCCCGCTTTTGATCTTCATGACACCGGAGGCGGTGAGCACCCTGAGGTTCCAGAACGGATGCAGGTGATCACCGATCAACTCAGAAAAAGTCATTTTGCAGATCAAATTCGTTATCTCCCGACCCGGCCAGCCACGCGGGAACAGCTCCTAACCTTCCATACCGAGGGCTGGCTGTTTCGTTTCGAAGAACAGGTCCTTTCTGGCCGTACCTACATCGATCATCCCGATAACCAGGTCTGTTTTCAATCCTTTGATATCGCTACCCTTTCTGCAGGCTCAGGCTTGGTTGGTGTCGATACTGTTGAGCAGGAACCCGGATCCATAATTTTTTGTCAGACACGTCCACCTGGCCATCATTCCGAACCGAATCAACCCTATGGTTTTTGTTTTTTTAATAACTGCGTTATTGCGGCACGCTATTGGCAAAGTCAATACAAGCGACGTCGAGTCTGTGTGTTCGATTTTGACGCGCATCATGGGAATGGCATTCAGACTGCCTTTGAGGAAGAAGGGGAAACCTCGTATATTTCAATCCATGAGCACCCCAGTTTCAGTTATCCGGGCACCGGCTGGGCAGAGGATAAAGGGATAGGCGAAGGAAAGGGGACTATCCTCAACCTTCCGCTTCCCCCAGGTGCCGGGGCAAAGCATGTCAATCGTCTCTTACCCAAAATTAGAGAGTTCTTGGATTTGATACAGCCTGATGCCTTGATTATCGGCGCAGGATTTGATGCTCACCGGCTGGATGATATGTCCGGCCTGGCGTTTACTGTCGATCTCTATCGACATCTTGGGATTTTTGTCCGTGAGTTGGCACATGACTACACGGAAGGTCGTATGCTCTCTATCTTAGAGGGCGGGTATTATTTGGAAAAACTTGGTGTGTGCGTTGAGGCCTATCTTTCGGGGCTGTTAGAGACTTGA